CGCGATGCTCGCGGACCCTGCGGACTGCGCCTCGGCGTTGTTCTGCGCCAGCGTGCGCAGGGCGTTCAGCCGGATCACCTCGAGCTCGACGGTGGCGCGGGCCAGCCGGTCGCGGACGATCGGGTCGTCGAAGGTGCCGTTGGCCCGCGCGGCCTCGACCAGGCCGGCCAGCTCGCGCTGGAAGCCGACCTGCTGCCCCAGGGTGGAGACGCCGCGCTCGAAGCCGAGCAGGCCCATCGCCACGCCCCAGCCCTGGCCGGGCTCACCGACGACGAGGTCGGCCGCCGTCCGCGCCCCGGTGAAGAAGACCTCGTTGAACTCGGCCCCGCCGGTGAGCTGCTCGATCCCCCGGATCTCGATGCCGTCCTGGTCCAGCGGCATCAGCAGGAAGCTCAGGCCCTGGTGACGCTTGGAGCCGGGCTCGGTGCGGGCGAGGACGAAGATCCAGTCGGCGAACTGGGCCAGCGAGGTCCAGACCTTCTGGCCGTCCACCACCCACTCGTCCCCCTCCAGGCGCGCCTTGGTGGCGATGTTCGCGAGGTCGGAGCCGGCGTTCGGCTCGGAGTAGCCCTGGCACCACAGCGTCTCGACCGAGCGCATTCCGGGTAGGAAGCGGTCCTTCTGCTCGGGGGTGCCGAAGTGGATCAGCGTCGGCCCGATCAGCTCCTCGCCGAAGTGGTTGACCCGGGCGGGCGCGTTGGCGCGGGCGTACTCCTCGTGGAAGATCACCTGCTGCATCAGGGAGAGTCCGCGGCCGCCGTACTCGGTCGGCCAGCCGATGCAGGTCCACCGGTGCTCGGCCAGGTGCCGGTCCCACGCGAGCCGCTCGTCGTGCGCCTCGAGGTCCTTCCCGGAGCCACCGAGCCCCTTGAGCGCGGCGAAGTCCCCGACCAGGTGGTCGTTCAGCCATGTGCGGACCTCGGTCCGGAAGGCCTTGTCCTCGCTCGAGTCCGTCAGGTCCACTGGATGCTCACTCTCCGGGGGTGCGTTTCCTGTAGGGTAGCCTACCAAGCACTTGCTTGGTTTCGAGTCCGACTGTGGAGGATGCCGTGGCGCTCACCCTGCCTGCTGCGTTGCGCGACGCCGCCAGCACGTACGGCGAGCACCCCGCCGTGGTCGACGGGGACCGCTCGCTGAGCTTCGCCGCGCTGCTCGAGGACGTCCGGGCGGTCGCAGCTGGCTACCTCGCCCACGGGATGGCCCCCGGCGACCGGGTCTGCATCTGGGGACCGAACAGCATCGACTGGCTGGTGGCAGGCCTGGCCGTCTCGTACGCCGGCGGCACGCTGGTGCCGGTCAACTCGCGGTACACCGGGCACGAGGTCGCCGACATCGTCGACCGCACCGGCGCCACCCTCGTCCTCGTCGCGAACGGGTTCCTCGGGCGCGACCAGGTCGCCGAGCTCCGGGCCGCGAGCAACCTGGAGGCCGTTCGCGCGG
The DNA window shown above is from Marmoricola sp. OAE513 and carries:
- a CDS encoding acyl-CoA dehydrogenase family protein, translating into MDLTDSSEDKAFRTEVRTWLNDHLVGDFAALKGLGGSGKDLEAHDERLAWDRHLAEHRWTCIGWPTEYGGRGLSLMQQVIFHEEYARANAPARVNHFGEELIGPTLIHFGTPEQKDRFLPGMRSVETLWCQGYSEPNAGSDLANIATKARLEGDEWVVDGQKVWTSLAQFADWIFVLARTEPGSKRHQGLSFLLMPLDQDGIEIRGIEQLTGGAEFNEVFFTGARTAADLVVGEPGQGWGVAMGLLGFERGVSTLGQQVGFQRELAGLVEAARANGTFDDPIVRDRLARATVELEVIRLNALRTLAQNNAEAQSAGSASIAKLLWATWHRTLGEIAMLVRGTEALAAGPSPSSYDLDEWQRLFLFTRADTIYGGSDEVQRNILSERVLGLPRETR